GATGTAATGGCTGACCTTCAGGATGCCGTTCCTCACCGAGATGCCCGCCAGGGTGATGAAGCCAATCAGCGCCGCAATCGACAGTGGCTGCCCTGAAAGCCACAGTCCAAGCGCCGCGCCGACTAGCGCCAGCGGAATGTTGGCCATGATGAGCAGCGCCAGCGTCGAGCTTTTATAACGGCTGTAGAGCACGACGAACATCAGGATCAGCGACACGATGGACAGCAGGCCGACCAGACGCGACGCCTCCTCCTGCGCCTGAAACTGGCCACCGAGCGTGACGAAATAGCCCTCCGGCAACTTCGATTCGTTGACCACTTTGCGGATGTCGGCTACGACCTCGGACAGCGCGCGCCCCTGTGCGTTCGCCGAAAGGACGATGCGGCGTTTGCCATCGTCGCGACTGATCTGGTTCGGGCCGTCGCTGTCTTCAATCGTCGCGATTTTTGATAGCGGAATGCGTCCCGTCGGCGTCTCGATCAGGATATTGCCCAAACCTTCCATCGTGCGCGCTGACTCGGGCAGTTTGACAACCAGCGCAAAACGACGACCGCCTTCCACGATCTGCACAATCTTTTCGCCTTCAACCAGACTTTGCAGCGTGGCGAGCACTTGCGGCGTCGGCACGCCATAGCGCGCGGCAGCTGCGTAATCAACGCGTACCTTGATCTGCGGTGCCAGCACCTGTTTTTCAATCGCAAGATCGGCGAGTCCCGGAATGGCAGCAAGCTTTGCGCGCAACACATCCGCCTGACCACGCAACACATCGAGATCGTCACCAAACAGCTTGATCGCAATTTGCGAACGGACGCCGGAGAGCATGTGATCAATGCGATGCGAAATCGGCTGCCCAATCTCAATGGCTACCGGAAAATTCACGAGTTTTGACCGGATGTCGGCCTTGACCGCATCCATGCTGCGAGTGAGTTCGCCTGCGGCCTTCAGGCCCACATCCAGCTCACTCACATGCACGCCCTCGGCATGCTCATCCAGCTCCGCGCGACCGCTGCGACGACCGACGTGCGTAACCTCCGGCACAAGCTTTATGAGCACCTCGGCCTGCCTGGCTAGCGCGGAGGTTTCTGCCAGCGTCACGCCCGGATTGAGGCGCATGCCAATCAGCAGCGTGCCCTCGTTGAAGGGCGGCAGAAAGGTCGTGGCGAAGAACGGTACAGTGGCGGCTGCCAGAAGGATGGTCGCCGCGCCGGTTGTCAGCGCAGCACGCGGACGCGAAAGCACGCCGATGAGCGCCCCTCTGTAACTGCGCTTGAGCCACACCAGAAACTTCGTGTCGCCATGATCCAGCGACTTCATGCGCGGCAACAGGTAGTAGGAGAGCACTGGCGTCACTGTGACGGAAACGACGAGTGAGGCCAGTGTGGACACGATGAAGGCAATGCCCAGCGGTACGAACAGTCGACCCTCCATGCCCGGCAGCGCAAACAGTGGCACAAACACCAGCACGATGATGATCGTGGCGTACAGAATCGCCGAGCGCACCTCCATCGTGGCGCGCACGACGATCTCCACCGGGTTCATTCGATGCTCGGGATGCTTGATGCGATCCTCTTTTAAACGTCGCAACACGTTTTCCACGCCGACCACCGCGTCATCCACCAGACCGCCGATGGCAATCGCCAGTCCGCCCAGTGTCATCGTATTGATCGACAAGCCGAAATACTTGAACACGAGCGCGGTGATGAAGATGGAAACGGGGATGGCGGTGAGCGCGATCACAGTCGTGCGAACTGTTCCGAGAAACACGAACAAAATCACCGCGACGAAAGCGGAGGCGGCTATCAGCTTGCCGTTCAGGTTATTGATCGAGCTTTCGATGAAGCTTGCCTGACGGAACGTGACCTTCGGTTCGCTCAATCCCACTGGCAATGTTTTCTTCATTTCCGCCAACGCGGTTTCAATGTTTCGCGTGAGCCCGATAGTGTCGGCCGTCGGTTGTTTCTGAATGCCAAGGATCACCGCCGGTTTGCCCTCGAAGCCCGCGTCGCCGCGTTTGATCGCTGGCGCGAAGGCAACGTCGGCAATCTGCCGCAGCAGGATTGGCTGACCGTCCTTCGCCGTGATTGCGAGATTTCGCAAGTCCTCAAGCGCCGAGGTTCGCCCCAGATTGCGGATCAGATACTCGCGGCCATTGATTTCGAGAAAGCCACCCGAGGTATTGGACGAATAGCCTTTGAGCGCAGCCTCGATCTGCTCATGCGTGATACCGAGTTGCGCCATACGCAGCGTGTTGGGCTGCACCTGATACTGCCGCACTTCGCCACCAATCGGGATCACCTGCGCCACACCGGGAATCGCCATCAATCGCGGTCGCAGCACCCAGTCGGCATACTCGCGCACAGCCATCGGTGAGATTTTTGCGACATCAATGGGGATCGCGATCTGCATGATCTCGCCCATGATCGAGCTGATCGGCCCCATGCGCGGAATCACACCTGCGGGCAGGCCTTCTTCCATGGATGAGAGCCGCTCCGACACCATTTGTCGAGCACGAAAAATATCGGTGCTCCAGTTGAAGGTGACGTAGATAAACGAGAGCCCGGAGCCAGAGGTTGAACGCACCGTCTCCACGCCGGGCAAGCCGTTCATCGTGGTTTCCAGCGAAAAGGTGATGAGCTGTTCCACCTCTTCAGCGGCCATGCCGCCCGATTCAGTCATGATGGTGACTGTCGGTTTATTCAAATCAGGAAACACATCCACCGGCATCTTTGACAGGGTGAATGCGCCGTACACCATGAGCACCACGCTGCTGATCATCACCAGCAAGCGGTTGCTCAGGCTGCTTTTTAGGAGCCAGTTAAACATTGTGTTTAGCCCCGATCAACGTACTTGATTGATCAGCGTTGCGCCGCGCGTAGCAACACGATCACCCGCCTTCAAACCAGCCGTCACCGCGATCGACATGCCGTCAAGCGCCTCCGTCATCACCACGCGCGGTTCAAATTTCTCCGGCGCGGTTTTCACCCAGACGATGGTCTGGTTCGATGAACTCTTCATGAGCGATGAGACAGGCACCGCAATCGCGTTCACTTTTGTTTTGCTCTGCACAAACACGCGCACTGGTTGCCCGATGGCCAGCATCGATAGCGACGCATCATTGGCTTTGAATATCAACGGCAATGCCTGCTCGCGAAGTGACCGCGTTGCACCGACAAAGGTCAGCGTCGCCCGTTTGTCGCCGATGGCAATCGTTGCCGCGCCAATGTCTGCGGCCATCGCAGGGTCAAACGCGATTGCTTCGATACGCAGGCGAGTCGGGTCAATCACCTCAAACAGCACCTCACGCGCATCAACCACCTGACCGCTCACCACACTGGCCGATGCGATGACGCCGCTGATCGGCGCAACCAGTGTGTCACGACTGGTGAGCCCACTGCCCAGCGCATTCGCACGCGCCGTGAGGCTGGCGATTTCGTTTTCTGTGGCCTCAATTTCCTTGCGCGGAATGGTGTCGGCCAGTTCCCTCTGTCGTGCCAGTCGCTTCTCAGCCAGCGCCTTGTTACCGCGCAACTCCGCAATCAGCGCAGTCTGGTTGGAGCGCTCAATCTGCCCGGACGATGGAATCACATAGGCCAGCACTTCACCTTTGCGCACAGTCTGCCCTGCGCTTGGCAGTCCACGCGGGCCGGGTTCAATGCGACCGGCAATCGTCGGCTGCACTTTGCCACCCGCATTCGGATCCATCATGACTTTGCCCGCGAGTT
This is a stretch of genomic DNA from Casimicrobium huifangae. It encodes these proteins:
- a CDS encoding HlyD family efflux transporter periplasmic adaptor subunit translates to MNWRKLLTIAFVPLLITMSTPLKAGEGHDHGDSGPATNAGGPQRQPDGSVFLPKPAQRQLGVLTMLAAVADLPRTTELAGKVMMDPNAGGKVQPTIAGRIEPGPRGLPSAGQTVRKGEVLAYVIPSSGQIERSNQTALIAELRGNKALAEKRLARQRELADTIPRKEIEATENEIASLTARANALGSGLTSRDTLVAPISGVIASASVVSGQVVDAREVLFEVIDPTRLRIEAIAFDPAMAADIGAATIAIGDKRATLTFVGATRSLREQALPLIFKANDASLSMLAIGQPVRVFVQSKTKVNAIAVPVSSLMKSSSNQTIVWVKTAPEKFEPRVVMTEALDGMSIAVTAGLKAGDRVATRGATLINQVR
- a CDS encoding efflux RND transporter permease subunit, with amino-acid sequence MFNWLLKSSLSNRLLVMISSVVLMVYGAFTLSKMPVDVFPDLNKPTVTIMTESGGMAAEEVEQLITFSLETTMNGLPGVETVRSTSGSGLSFIYVTFNWSTDIFRARQMVSERLSSMEEGLPAGVIPRMGPISSIMGEIMQIAIPIDVAKISPMAVREYADWVLRPRLMAIPGVAQVIPIGGEVRQYQVQPNTLRMAQLGITHEQIEAALKGYSSNTSGGFLEINGREYLIRNLGRTSALEDLRNLAITAKDGQPILLRQIADVAFAPAIKRGDAGFEGKPAVILGIQKQPTADTIGLTRNIETALAEMKKTLPVGLSEPKVTFRQASFIESSINNLNGKLIAASAFVAVILFVFLGTVRTTVIALTAIPVSIFITALVFKYFGLSINTMTLGGLAIAIGGLVDDAVVGVENVLRRLKEDRIKHPEHRMNPVEIVVRATMEVRSAILYATIIIVLVFVPLFALPGMEGRLFVPLGIAFIVSTLASLVVSVTVTPVLSYYLLPRMKSLDHGDTKFLVWLKRSYRGALIGVLSRPRAALTTGAATILLAAATVPFFATTFLPPFNEGTLLIGMRLNPGVTLAETSALARQAEVLIKLVPEVTHVGRRSGRAELDEHAEGVHVSELDVGLKAAGELTRSMDAVKADIRSKLVNFPVAIEIGQPISHRIDHMLSGVRSQIAIKLFGDDLDVLRGQADVLRAKLAAIPGLADLAIEKQVLAPQIKVRVDYAAAARYGVPTPQVLATLQSLVEGEKIVQIVEGGRRFALVVKLPESARTMEGLGNILIETPTGRIPLSKIATIEDSDGPNQISRDDGKRRIVLSANAQGRALSEVVADIRKVVNESKLPEGYFVTLGGQFQAQEEASRLVGLLSIVSLILMFVVLYSRYKSSTLALLIMANIPLALVGAALGLWLSGQPLSIAALIGFITLAGISVRNGILKVSHYINLMRFENEAFDQKMIVRGSLERLAPVLMTALVTAFALAPLLFEAEQPGTEILHPVAVVIFSGLISSTLLDTFLTPAMFWLFGRQSAERLVADSDSEAL